The DNA segment TCGTAACCCGCCTCCTACGTTTCATGCTGTCCTTGCACTTTCCCTATTCTACCAAAGTGTAAGCATAAAATCACCATTCCATTCGTCTCTGACGTTATCTCATATTCCAACTGTTCACAAAATGTAATTCGGAACAAACTCCTTGGTCCGATATAACAGAACTGGGCCTGCCGCGGCAAGCCCAAATTAAAGTGTATTATTCAAAATTACAGTGGAATTTGGTTGATGTTTTCCGGCCTGGACACTGGTTCGCTATATTTCTGATTATCAAGTCCAACAACATTCTTTTGACCATTCAGCCAGATTCGCACCTGATCCTCCGGAGTATTCTCCGTCACAGTAAGTACTAAGGATTGAAGCATCTGAGCAGGCACTCTCTCTCCTGGATCAAACATATCGTCGCTGATCGATACAGTGACAATGCCGTCCTGCGATATATCGATACTGTCGACAGTAGTGTTATCGGTAACAACGCGCTCTAGTCCTTCCCCACGGGCCGGACCTTTTATTAATTCATGCAATGCTGACTGAATCCGGTCAGAAGCGCTGGGGACAAAACGAGTGACCGGCACAAAATATTGCACGCCCTCCGGCGTCGCCGCTGAAAAATACATAGTAACTGGGCTGCTTTGTGACAGGCTAGTGCCGTTATTCATCTCTAAATTAATGCCTAAGACTCTCGTCAATGGACGATCTAACGGCGTTCCATCCACGGGCATTTCATTCAGCTTTTCGCCGTCGACCCAGAGTTGAATCTGCCGGATGTCCGGATTTTCCGTCAACGTCCAGGTGAGAGCCTCCATAACTTTACGTTCTTCCGGGGCCCCGTAATTCCTAAAAGGCTCTGTAAATTCGACAATGGCTAATTGCTGGTCTTTCTGCAGTGTAATTGCCTTGACCTCGGTTCCTTCGGGCAGTACCCCTGTAAATCCTGCTGGAACGAGCTTAGCATAGGGGCCGTCCTTCACCAAGCTTTCCAGGACACGAGTTAATTGCGTGCTGCTGTCATCTTCCGGCAGCGGAATAGCAACCGGAGCTAACAAGCCGTGATCATTCTGCAAATAGACGGTCGACATCTTGCCTTCCGTACCTGAGCTTGACTGATCCTGCACCTCAAGATTCCTAAGCATCTGATATTCAATATCTTCCGGTGGAGGGTCAATTTGAGCTGATGATTTTGCCGCAAAGGGGTTACAGGCTGTCAGCAATAACGGGAGAGCGAGCAATCCCGCAACAGCAGTGTTGCGTATTGAGCGGTTCCATTTCATGACCTGGGTTCCTCCCTAACATTTTTCTAAGGTTTGTATTACTATATATACGAGCCCCTTCATGAAAAATAACTAAATTTTCCTAGAAGTGGACACACTGCATCTTAAGCGAAGTCAAAAGAATACAAGTAGATAACATCAAAATCGAGGGGTAGAGGTGAATTGGGGATGGAACAACCAAAAGCAAAAGTGCCTTACAGCTTAAACAGTAAAAAGGTTGCTGACACAACCATGGAATGGCTGCAAAAACGTGGAGTGAAACTCAGCGAAATAGCCGAGCTCGTCATGCTGCTGCAGCAAAAATATTATCCAGGCTTGACCATGGAGGAATGCATTCATAATGTGGAGCAGGTTCTCAGTAAAAGAGAAGTGCAAAATGCTGTACTTACGGGAATTCAACTGGACATTCTGGCAGAGCAAGGACTTCTGATTCCAGAGCTGCAGGACATGATTGCCAATGATGAAGGCTTATACG comes from the Paenibacillus lentus genome and includes:
- a CDS encoding GerMN domain-containing protein, translating into MKWNRSIRNTAVAGLLALPLLLTACNPFAAKSSAQIDPPPEDIEYQMLRNLEVQDQSSSGTEGKMSTVYLQNDHGLLAPVAIPLPEDDSSTQLTRVLESLVKDGPYAKLVPAGFTGVLPEGTEVKAITLQKDQQLAIVEFTEPFRNYGAPEERKVMEALTWTLTENPDIRQIQLWVDGEKLNEMPVDGTPLDRPLTRVLGINLEMNNGTSLSQSSPVTMYFSAATPEGVQYFVPVTRFVPSASDRIQSALHELIKGPARGEGLERVVTDNTTVDSIDISQDGIVTVSISDDMFDPGERVPAQMLQSLVLTVTENTPEDQVRIWLNGQKNVVGLDNQKYSEPVSRPENINQIPL
- a CDS encoding phosphatidylglycerophosphatase A family protein → MEQPKAKVPYSLNSKKVADTTMEWLQKRGVKLSEIAELVMLLQQKYYPGLTMEECIHNVEQVLSKREVQNAVLTGIQLDILAEQGLLIPELQDMIANDEGLYGVDEILAFSIVNVYGSIGFTNYGYVDKLKPGVLERLNDKSLGPVNTFLDDIIGAIAASASSRIAHRKQAEREKERGEETMDTDR